The Montipora capricornis isolate CH-2021 chromosome 6, ASM3666992v2, whole genome shotgun sequence genome has a window encoding:
- the LOC138053968 gene encoding ras-related protein Rab-6-like, whose amino-acid sequence MQARGSLDSIYQTENMSKFKVVVLGDQGVGKSALVWKFVYSGFEDKYQPTIGIDFFTKTLYLNGIGVRLQIWDTAGQERFRCLIPSYLRDCHVILVCFDVTNCCSLDNVPDWIELGQQERHGRLKKPLIVLVGNKVDDTSRRQISYECANSVAELFKIPYVETSAMSGFNVELLFRKIAKDLYVEDLNRLRQNGEPDIISEEDKENRKIIRLSRLNSKKMIQRTGYACRCN is encoded by the exons ATGCAAGCACGGGGCAGCCTAGATTCAATTTATCAAACTGAAAACATGAGCAAATTTAAGGTAGTGGTTTTGGGTGACCAAGGAGTAGGAAAGTCCGCCCTGGTGTGGAAATTCGTTTACAGTGGATTTGAGGACAAATACCAGCCGACGATTGGCATAGACTTTTTTACGAAGACCCTTTATCTAA ACGGCATTGGCGTTCGTCTACAGATTTGGGACACTGCTGGCCAAGAACGTTTCCGCTGTCTCATCCCGTCGTATCTGCGTGATTGCCACGTTATCTTGGTCTGTTTTGACGTGACAAACTGTTGTTCTCTGGATAATGTGCCGGACTGGATTGAATTAGGGCAACAAGAGAGACACGGGCGCTTGAAAAAACCGTTGATCGTTCTTGTTGGAAACAAAGTGGATGACACAAGTAGGCGACAG atttcatATGAGTGCGCCAATAGTGTAGCGGAACTCTTTAAAATCCCTTATGTGGAGACCAGTGCCATGTCTGGATTTAACGTGGAGTTGTTATTCAGGAAGATAGCAAAAGACTTATACGTGGAGGATTTGAACAGGCTTAGACAAAATGGGGAACCTGATATAATCAgcgaagaagacaaagaaaatagaaaaataataaGACTATCAAGACTGAACTCAAAGAAAATGATTCAAAGGACCGGCTATGCGTGCAGATGCAATTAA